Proteins from a genomic interval of Leptospira kanakyensis:
- a CDS encoding MBL fold metallo-hydrolase — MKPFLVEKVTDEIPRAPKPKTWIEFQVIKAADWETSLAGLLDLENPKAKAAGLKDRLEPISIYFYLIKHPKYGTFLIDSGVGESFTKGKDELPINSIVESQMHFSKLKIYETTKDYLSKNKIDVKGIFFTHLHLDHALGASELDRSVPFYVGPGEVTKKQFINLFVQGSTNRLLGENPNLFQLDFGKEPSEIAVLDFFGDESFYVISVPGHTPGSLAFFIPAKDGAHLVLGDSCHTQWGWKEGVTPGAFTSDHKLNQKSLDFLKRLENTNQLKFVYPGHQERIQISGKR, encoded by the coding sequence GTGAAACCATTTTTAGTAGAGAAGGTAACAGATGAAATTCCTCGTGCTCCCAAACCCAAAACCTGGATTGAATTCCAAGTAATCAAAGCGGCAGATTGGGAAACCTCACTTGCTGGACTTTTAGATTTGGAGAATCCCAAAGCAAAAGCAGCTGGTTTAAAAGATCGTTTAGAACCTATTTCGATTTATTTTTATCTCATCAAACACCCAAAATACGGAACATTTCTAATTGATTCAGGAGTGGGTGAAAGTTTTACCAAAGGTAAAGATGAATTGCCAATCAATTCCATCGTAGAATCCCAAATGCATTTTTCTAAACTAAAAATCTATGAAACAACCAAAGATTATTTGAGTAAAAATAAAATTGATGTAAAGGGTATTTTTTTCACTCATTTGCATTTAGATCATGCCCTCGGCGCTTCCGAGTTGGATAGGTCTGTGCCTTTTTATGTGGGTCCAGGTGAGGTTACAAAAAAACAATTCATAAATTTATTTGTCCAAGGATCCACCAATCGTTTGTTAGGAGAAAATCCAAATTTATTCCAACTCGATTTTGGTAAAGAACCGAGTGAGATTGCCGTTTTGGATTTTTTTGGCGATGAAAGTTTTTATGTGATTTCTGTTCCGGGCCATACACCAGGAAGTTTAGCATTTTTCATTCCAGCCAAAGATGGGGCTCATTTGGTATTAGGAGATTCTTGCCATACGCAATGGGGTTGGAAAGAAGGAGTGACACCAGGAGCTTTTACTTCTGATCATAAACTCAATCAAAAAAGTTTGGATTTTTTAAAACGTTTGGAAAACACAAACCAACTTAAATTTGTATATCCTGGTCACCAAGAACGAATTCAAATTTCCGGAAAGAGGTAG